ggtttgtgggggaaaactcgattttccggttttgacggaaaaactcgattttctcgttttgacgggaaaactcgattttgcggttttggcgggaaaactcgattttgcggttttggcgagaaaactcgattttgcggttttggcgggaaaacttgattttgtggttttggcaaGAAATGAGTTTGCGGTTGTGGtggaaaaaaatgtttttgcggttttagcgAAAACActtgattttatggttttgtcGGAAAATTCGATAATAAATTTCAGAAACCCCAACTTTTTGTGACCATTGGACCGACCGTATCTACGTAGTACAAATCCGTTAACGTCTATTACCCATTTATCTTGTGATTCTTATCCATTTATAATCCGCATGGACAAATGGGTATCACCAAAATAGACTCGGACATGGGCAACCAATGGTTAGCCCACCCATTTGACAGCTATACTGCCAAAGAATTGGGGGTAATTTACATGTGAGATGGTAtaattagaagaagaaaaagaaaaaggaacaaAATGTGATTTGTCTAAAATTTGaggatatatataataatatgtatgcagtcctttatattttatttattgtggAAAAATCCTCCATAGTTTTATTCTTATCAAATTTAGCCCCTTCTGTTTCATTTTCCGtcattgtttcctcttcttcctcccaCCGTCAACAATTGTCTTCTCCGTTCTCACTCCTTTCAGTCGCCGACGTATTCTGGTACGCTCTCATACTCTACTAATGTTCTCATCCATTTTGTTTATCTAAACAGTTCATTGATCTACGTTTCGAGCAATCCCACGGCTTTGATTCCTCCTCATCTTGTTGCTTCTTTAAACGACGAGGGTAGCTAGATAGATAGGATAGGGTTGTTATCCGATACCAAAGAAGAAGTCTTTAGGACTCTAGTGTACTCGTGAACGCAGGCTGATGCAACCTGAAAAGTTGTTACTTTGATGTTTTTGAGTCATAAAGTTTGCGTTTTTAGTGGTAAAGCTACAAGCTTTGACGGGGAAGTAATGATGGGTTCGAGGGGAGTGATCAGCGATAAGTGGTCGATGAGGATTCTATGGGGATGTGCACTCGGAAGCGCGATCGGTGATGATCTTATCTCCCCCCCCCCACTTTGGTATGTTCTTTTTGTGAGACACCATTGTTAACCATATATGTATGATTGTATTAGGTTTATACATGGTTGCTGTGGAAAGACAAACTCAGAACAGGGCACGTGCTTTGGCTGAAGGTATGAGAGCTGCTGAGTCCcaaggtggtggtggtgatggtgatggtaGTGTCTGAATCTACCCAAGTGCCATCAGTTGAGTTTCTGTTTCTTTTAGATGTATGGTAACATTCTGTTTGTTCCAAAGGATGCAGTTTCTTGTTGGCAAATAAGGTTTTGAATACTTAGAAGTTGCTGAACATACAGTTTGTTGTTATCAAAAAATCctcttactctctctctctcatgctGTGTTTATGATATCACTTTTTCATGTGTATTATCAGCGAGGTAATTTGCGTTTATGGAGGATGTGTGTTGTGTGTTCTTCAATGTAAAAGTCTCACATCCTATATGAGCCTGATCATAAACTGCAATTCATGTGGAGTGAGCCATTAGAACCTGATTCTTAAGAATGGCTAGTGAAGTAGAAGTGGCAATGGGGTATGGTGTTGGCAGGGGATATAGAAGTGGCAATGGTATGGCATTGGATTTGGAGAAGAAACTGGCTCTAGTGGAGGCAGTGGCTTTGGAGAAGGAGTTGGCTGGTGGTGAGGTTCAGGTCCATGGAAACACAAAAGTTTAACAAAATCACCACAAGATATCATATTTTGCTTTAATAAAAGCTTCACGGTAAGTTGAGTAATCCAACATTACAAAATGTGTGAAATTTGCTTCAAGACATAGTATTCATTAGCTGCAGACAAGATGTGTGAAGAAGCATGCAAATGGAAAACAAAATTCTCTTAAATTTGATTGTTACGAGAAGAAAACTTTTTCATTCATCATCCTTCCACATGTCAGCAAACTCATCAGGCTCCAATGGGTTCGAGATCTCATGcatcttcttccttgtttttgCTTTGATCTTCTTTGCAAACTTCCCAGCTTTATTTCTCTTCTCCAACGCTCGGATCTTAAGGaacaaaatcgaaaacaaaCATATGATTTACAGGTGCATCAGCAGCAAACGTGTTCTCAATCAAGCTGAACAAAGAGAACTAGTCAGTACCTGGTTTGGAGATACGTAGAATGGGTTCTCGTAAAGGGTTGGACCTCCAAAGCTGCCTCCAAATATCTTAATCGGATTTAAACAAAACCTTGGACCAACCTGTCATCCAGTTTTATACTTCAATCAATACTAACTAATCAGAAACATACAAATTCATTGTTACTAATAGTCATAGCCAGACCTCTACAAGGGTCATTTTATCCAGACCACCTCTTGCAACCTTGTCTGCCTCATTATGAGGTACTGATATCTGCAACAGACATTAACTAAGTTAAACCAAACTGAAGTAATGTGTAATCCCAAAGATACTAAAAGTTCAACCAAACCTGGTAATTACGGAACCAGATATGGTCATCAACAATAGAGAAAGCAAACACATGGTCATGGTAAGGTTTAGACTTTCTATGTTCCTTGGGGATTCCAAACACCTGGACGAGATAGGAGAAAAACTAATCAGCATGATGCATAAACCAAAACTAATCAGGAGGCAGTAACATAAGGATGTGGATAATGACCTGTGTTAACATCTCTTTCAAAAGCTTCCAATGCACATCTTTATCAAAATTAGATGAGAATGTCAAGAGTGGCCGTGACCCTTTCAGATGGTTTCCAGTGAGCTTCAGCTCCTCCATTGTGTGCACT
The window above is part of the Brassica napus cultivar Da-Ae chromosome C3, Da-Ae, whole genome shotgun sequence genome. Proteins encoded here:
- the LOC106389182 gene encoding uncharacterized protein LOC106389182 isoform X1; protein product: MYAVLYILFIVEKSSIVLFLSNLAPSVSFSVIVSSSSSHRQQLSSPFSLLSVADVFCGKATSFDGEVMMGSRGVISDKWSMRILWGCALGSAIGLYMVAVERQTQNRARALAEGMRAAESQGGGGDGDGSV
- the LOC106389180 gene encoding ribosome biogenesis protein BRX1 homolog 1, which gives rise to MGKKRKHSETESAAPPKKDDSAPERPKRTLLGWKDKAQDAEETKPAPGFRNKEKVLVTCSRRISFRYRHLMLNMVSLLPHCKKDSKVEAKSSKGATLNELVELKGSSSCLFFECRKHKDLYMWMVKSPSGPSVKFLVNAVHTMEELKLTGNHLKGSRPLLTFSSNFDKDVHWKLLKEMLTQVFGIPKEHRKSKPYHDHVFAFSIVDDHIWFRNYQISVPHNEADKVARGGLDKMTLVEVGPRFCLNPIKIFGGSFGGPTLYENPFYVSPNQIRALEKRNKAGKFAKKIKAKTRKKMHEISNPLEPDEFADMWKDDE
- the LOC106389182 gene encoding uncharacterized protein LOC106389182 isoform X2, coding for MMGSRGVISDKWSMRILWGCALGSAIGLYMVAVERQTQNRARALAEGMRAAESQGGGGDGDGSV